The Echinimonas agarilytica genomic sequence AAAGTCATCGACAGCTTAGCGTTGAATTTAACCGCTCAGCTAGGCTACCGCGTGTCTCATTACGAACTTGACGACATTGATAACATCTATGGCGACCTTAAATATGATGGTGCCTACTTGGGTGTTGAAGCGCATTTCTAAATAAAGATGTGGTCATGTTTGATGCGAAGGCGCTTAAATAGCGCCTTATTTCATTATGATATATAAAAATCAATATCCATTCTTTTGTGTTATTTAAAAAACACTTTAATCTTATCGCACTCAATAAAAGTAAGGTTAGCCAGACCATGCAATTACCAGGACTCACCAGTCCCTTGACGGACCAACAACTAAGCAAGCTTCAGCAAGCGCTTGCTGAGATGTCGCCACTGCAAATGAGCTGGGTTAGCGGTTATTTAGCAGCCCTTAGCCAAGCCGGTGCCGGAACTATTCCTGCTGGAGCGCCCGTTGCAGCCGCAGGCGAAAGCCTCAAACTCACTATTTTAGTGGCATCGCAAACAGGTAACGCCGCAGGCGTTGCGAAACAACTGAAAGCTAAAGCTGACGAACAAGGTGTAGCCGCCGATGTTGTTAGCATGGGTGATTTCAAGCCTAACAAGCTCAAAAATGAAAAACTGTTGGCCATTGTTGCGTCCACGCATGGTGAAGGCGAGCCACCAGATGATGCTGAAGAGTTGCATAGTTTCTTGGTCAGCAAAAAAGCACCCAAACTCAACGATGCCCAATACACGGTATTGTCGTTAGGTGACTCAAGCTACGAATTTTACTGCCAAACGGGTAAAGACTTTGACGAGCGTTTAGGCAAGCTGGGCGCGCAAGCATTTGTTCCTCGTGTTGATTGTGATGTTGATTACGACGAAGCTGCGGCAACGTGGATTGAAGATGTTGTTGCGAAAGCCAAAGAGTTAACAGCGTCCTCGGCAGCTCCTACAGTGGCAGGAACCGCTGCGGTTTCAGCACCGGCTGAAAGCCAATACAACAAGAAAAACCCGTTTAACGCGAGCTTGTTGACCAACCAGAAAATTACAGGCCGAGATTCGATCAAAGACATTCGTCATATCGAAATCGACTTGGAAGGCTCTGATCTTCAGTATCAAGCCGGAGACGCACTGGGCGTTTGGTTTGAGAATGACGCGGCGTTGGTCGATGAATTACTCACGCTTGTCAAACTCGAAGGCAATGCAGAATTACGCGCGGCCTTGATTAATGAGTATGAGTTAACACTGAGCTACCCAGGCTTCATTAAAGGTTTGGCAGAAGTAACGGGCAATGCAGAGCTCAAAGCGATGGCCGAAGATGCCACCCAGCTTCGTGACTACATTGCAGATCGCCAAATCATCGATATTGTTCGTGACTATCCGTTAGAGCTAACCGCTGAGCAGCTAACCGGCGCATTGCGCAAAATGGCGCCACGTTTGTACTCTATCGCTTCAAGTCAGGCTGAAGTTGACGAAGAAGTTCACTTAACCGTGGGCGTGGTCAGTTACGATGCGCACGGCAAGCCACATATGGGGGGCGCATCTGGATTTTTAGCTGAACGCCTTGAAGACGGTGGACAGGTGAAAGTTTTTGTTGAGCCAAACAACAACTTCCGTCTCCCTGCAAACCCTGAAACGCCAATTATTATGGTTGGCCCAGGCACTGGCGTTGCACCGTTCCGTTCATTCATGCAACAGCGTGATGCCGACGGCATTGAAGGCAATAGCTGGATGTTCTTTGGCAACCCACACTTTACGCAAGACTTCTTGTATCAAGTGGAGTGGCAAGGTTATCTCAAGTCGGGTGCTCTCGAGCGCATGGATGTGGCGTTCTCACGCGATCAAGAACAAAAAGTTTACGTTCAACATCGTTTGCTCGAACAAGGCAAAGATGTGTATGCATGGCTTGAGCGCGGTGCGCACTTCTACGTGTGTGGCGATGCTAACCAAATGGCAAAAGACGTTCATGAAGCACTGCAAACAATTGTGCAAGAGCATGGCGGTAAGAGCGAAGAAGAAGCCCAGCAATATCTGACTGAATTGCGTAAGGCGAAGCGTTATCAACGGGACGTGTACTAATGAGCGACATTAATATCGAAGAATTGAAGGTCAAAGGTAATTTGGCCGACAACGAGCGTATGAAGCGCGAGAGCAATTTCTTACGCGGTACGATTGCAGAAGAGCTAAATGATCCGATCACCGGTGGTTTTGGGCCTGACAACTTTCAGTTGATCCGCTTTCACGGTATGTATCAGCAAGACGACCGTGATATTCGTGCAGAGCGTGCCAAGCAGAAGCTAGAGCCTTTGCATACGGTGATGTTGCGTGCACGTTTACCGGGCGGAATTATTCAACCCAGCCAGTGGTTAGGCATTGATAAATTTGCTGAAGAAAAGACGATTCACGGCAGTATTCGTCTGACAACGCGTCAAACATTTCAATTTCATGGAGTGCTTAAGCGCAACATGATTGAAATGCATCAAACCTTAAATGCAATGGGCATTGATTCCATTGCAACTGCGGGTGATGTGAACCGTAACGTACTGTGTACGAGTAACCCTGT encodes the following:
- a CDS encoding assimilatory sulfite reductase (NADPH) flavoprotein subunit, with the protein product MQLPGLTSPLTDQQLSKLQQALAEMSPLQMSWVSGYLAALSQAGAGTIPAGAPVAAAGESLKLTILVASQTGNAAGVAKQLKAKADEQGVAADVVSMGDFKPNKLKNEKLLAIVASTHGEGEPPDDAEELHSFLVSKKAPKLNDAQYTVLSLGDSSYEFYCQTGKDFDERLGKLGAQAFVPRVDCDVDYDEAAATWIEDVVAKAKELTASSAAPTVAGTAAVSAPAESQYNKKNPFNASLLTNQKITGRDSIKDIRHIEIDLEGSDLQYQAGDALGVWFENDAALVDELLTLVKLEGNAELRAALINEYELTLSYPGFIKGLAEVTGNAELKAMAEDATQLRDYIADRQIIDIVRDYPLELTAEQLTGALRKMAPRLYSIASSQAEVDEEVHLTVGVVSYDAHGKPHMGGASGFLAERLEDGGQVKVFVEPNNNFRLPANPETPIIMVGPGTGVAPFRSFMQQRDADGIEGNSWMFFGNPHFTQDFLYQVEWQGYLKSGALERMDVAFSRDQEQKVYVQHRLLEQGKDVYAWLERGAHFYVCGDANQMAKDVHEALQTIVQEHGGKSEEEAQQYLTELRKAKRYQRDVY